GTGCTGGTGTTCATGCACCCGATCGGCGGCGGCGCGTACCTGCCGATGATCAACGGCTTGGCCAAGGCCGGCCACCACGTCATCTACTGCAACAGCCGGTTCCGCGGCACCGACTCGGCGCTGCTGATGGAAAAGGTCGTCGAGGATCTCGGCGAGTGCATCAAGGACGCCAAGAACCGGCTGGGCTACCAGAAGGTGGTGCTGGCCGGCTGGAGCGGCGGCGGGTCGCTGTCGGTGTTCTATCAGCAGCAGGCTCAGCACCCGACCGTGACGGCGAGCCCGTCCGGTGACGGTCCCGACCTGACCAAGCTGGGGCTGATCCCCGCCGACGGCATGATGCTGCTGGCCGCGCACGTCAGCCGCCACGGCACGATGACCGAGTGGCTCGACGCGTCGATCCTCGACGAGTCCGATCCGACCAAGCGGGACCCGGAGCTGGATCTGTACAACCCGGACAATCCGAACCAGCCGCCGTACACACCGGAGTTCCTCGAGCGGTACCGGCAGGCGCAGATTGACCGCAATCGTCGGATCACCAAGTGGGTCAAGGACAAACTGGCCGAGCTCAAGGCGGCGGGCAGGCCGGACGACGAGTTCGCGTTCGTCGTGCACGGCACCATGGCCGACCCGCGCTGGCTGGACCCGACCGTCGACCCGAACGATCGCAAGCCCGGCACCTGCTACCTCGGCGACCCGCAGGTGGTCAACAACTCCCCCGTCGGCCTGGCGCGGTTCTGCACGCTGCGCAGCTGGCTGTCGCAGTGGAGCTATGACGACGCCAACGGTGACGCGGTCAAGGCCGGCCCCGACATCGCGGTGCCCACGCTGGTGATCGGCAACCTCGCCGACGACGCGTGCACGCCGAGCCACACCCGCCGGCTGTTCGAGGCGATCGGGCATCATGACAAGGAGATGCACGAGATTCCGGGCGCCAACCACTACTACGCGGGCGCCGATCAGCGCGACAAGCTGCGCGCGGCGGTCGGCGTGGTGACCGACTGGCTGCACCGGCACGGGTTCTCGCTATGAGCGTCGCGGGGCCCCTGGACGGTATCCGGGTCATCGAGGTCGGCACGCTGATCTCCGGGCCGTTCGCCGGACGGCTGCTCGGTGACATGGGCGCCGAGGTCGTCAAGATCGAGCCGCCCGGCGCGCCGGACCCGTTGCGCACCTGGGGGCAGGCCGAACTCGACGGGCACCACTTCTTCTGGACGGTGCACGCCCGCAACAAGAAAGCCGTCACGCTGAACCTGCGGACGGAGGCCGGGCGGGCCCTGTTCCTCGACCTCGTCGAGCGCTCCGACATCATCGTCGAGAATTTCCGCCCCGGAACGCTGGAGAAGTGGAACCTCGGCTACGAGGTGCTGCGCGAGCGCAACCGCGGGATCATCCTGGTCCGCGTCTCCGGTTACGGGCAGACGGGTCCGGAGGCGCACAAGGCCGGGTATGCGTCGGTCGCCGAGGCCGCCAGCGGGCTGCGGCACATGAACGGCTTTCCCGGCGGGCCGCCTCCACGACTGGCGCTGTCGCTGGGCGACAGCCTGGCCGGCATGTTCGCCGCGCAGGGGGCGCTGGCGGCGCTCTATCGCCGGTCGGTCACCGGCGAAGGGCAGGTCGTCGACGCCGCACTGACCGAGGCGTGCCTGGCGGTGCAGGAGTCCACGATCCCCGACTACGACGTCGGCGGCGTGGTGCGCGGACCGTCGGGCACCCGATTGGAGGGCATCGCGCCGTCGAACATCTACCGCAGCGCCGACGGCAGCTGGGTGGTGATCGCTGCGAACCAGGACACCGTGTTCCGCCGGTTGTGCGACGCGATGGGCCGTCCCGAGCTGGCGACCGACGACCGGTTCGCCAACCATGTCGCCCGCGGCCGCAACCAGGACGAGCTCGACAAGATCATCGGCGACTGGGCCGCCGAGCGCGGGCCCGACGACATCATCGAAACCCTCTCGGCCGCAGGCGTTATCGCCGGTCCCATCAATACGGTCGCCGAGGTGGTCAAGGACCCGCAACTGCGGGCGCGCGGGATGCTCGTCGAGCACTTCGACGAACGGGTCGACCGCCCCGTGCTGGGCCCCGGCGTCGTGCCGGTGCTGTCGGAGACGCCGGGCACCGTGCGCTCGGCGGGACCCGCCAGGCCCGGCCAGCACAACGACGAGATCTACCGCGGACTGCTCGGCAAGACCGCAGCCGAACTCGAGGCGTGGCAGTCGGAGGGAGTGCTGTGAACGCGT
The window above is part of the Mycolicibacterium rutilum genome. Proteins encoded here:
- a CDS encoding alpha/beta hydrolase family protein — encoded protein: MTSTTEAPVKYEYDRIPYLVAYQNNSAVRDVYGGVAELVVLESYLLRPKDRPSDTVLVFMHPIGGGAYLPMINGLAKAGHHVIYCNSRFRGTDSALLMEKVVEDLGECIKDAKNRLGYQKVVLAGWSGGGSLSVFYQQQAQHPTVTASPSGDGPDLTKLGLIPADGMMLLAAHVSRHGTMTEWLDASILDESDPTKRDPELDLYNPDNPNQPPYTPEFLERYRQAQIDRNRRITKWVKDKLAELKAAGRPDDEFAFVVHGTMADPRWLDPTVDPNDRKPGTCYLGDPQVVNNSPVGLARFCTLRSWLSQWSYDDANGDAVKAGPDIAVPTLVIGNLADDACTPSHTRRLFEAIGHHDKEMHEIPGANHYYAGADQRDKLRAAVGVVTDWLHRHGFSL
- a CDS encoding CaiB/BaiF CoA transferase family protein, whose amino-acid sequence is MSVAGPLDGIRVIEVGTLISGPFAGRLLGDMGAEVVKIEPPGAPDPLRTWGQAELDGHHFFWTVHARNKKAVTLNLRTEAGRALFLDLVERSDIIVENFRPGTLEKWNLGYEVLRERNRGIILVRVSGYGQTGPEAHKAGYASVAEAASGLRHMNGFPGGPPPRLALSLGDSLAGMFAAQGALAALYRRSVTGEGQVVDAALTEACLAVQESTIPDYDVGGVVRGPSGTRLEGIAPSNIYRSADGSWVVIAANQDTVFRRLCDAMGRPELATDDRFANHVARGRNQDELDKIIGDWAAERGPDDIIETLSAAGVIAGPINTVAEVVKDPQLRARGMLVEHFDERVDRPVLGPGVVPVLSETPGTVRSAGPARPGQHNDEIYRGLLGKTAAELEAWQSEGVL